In Moorena sp. SIOASIH, the following proteins share a genomic window:
- a CDS encoding trypco2 family protein, with protein sequence MTDNGNSSIGLAELVEQVKGELLTPAKNKTAPFLFVESVELELQVTLKREGKAGIKMNVLSVGGAEASGGVGQDSLQKVKVKLSPLYSKEEMKRYCQDLYPGTVLPSINNSIEGTIKGKSGKSI encoded by the coding sequence ATGACTGATAACGGAAATAGTTCGATTGGACTTGCGGAATTGGTTGAGCAAGTCAAAGGGGAATTACTAACACCTGCAAAAAATAAAACAGCTCCTTTTCTTTTTGTGGAATCAGTTGAACTAGAGCTTCAAGTAACCCTGAAAAGAGAAGGAAAAGCTGGCATTAAAATGAATGTTTTATCCGTTGGTGGAGCAGAAGCTAGTGGTGGAGTTGGTCAGGATTCACTTCAAAAAGTGAAGGTTAAACTATCGCCGTTGTATAGTAAAGAGGAAATGAAGCGATACTGTCAAGATTTATATCCAGGAACTGTTCTTCCCTCAATCAACAACAGTATAGAGGGAACGATCAAAGGTAAAAGTGGAAAATCGATATAG